In Rathayibacter sp. VKM Ac-2762, one DNA window encodes the following:
- a CDS encoding glycosyltransferase family 1 protein, which produces MTTTLRVVVDQMLARVPGGIGRYTEELTRELIATAPRDCEVEAVVSAHPPEKEEELRLRLPGLARIHRLPLGRRELSRAWQYGIAIPAGGGMIHAPSLFAPLRSHDGSEGEQIAVTIHDTVPWTHPETLTPHGAKWHRAMAKRARKHADAVVVPTHAVAHQLSQLMDFGDRLRVIGGAVGSGLVVPEDADERATALGLPPEYVLSVGTLEPRKGLVSLIAAFGGASAPAVPLLLVGPTGWGDLDVASVADEQGLDETRVRALGVLSDADLAVVLSRATLFVYPSIAEGFGLPVLEAMHFGVPVVHSDDPALMEVAADAGVAVERGDAKDYPDRLALAMSSVLADTGLRERMSVAGRDRSRAFSWRDSAERVWALHADL; this is translated from the coding sequence GTGACCACCACTCTCCGCGTCGTCGTCGACCAGATGCTCGCCCGCGTGCCCGGCGGCATCGGCCGCTACACCGAGGAGCTCACCCGCGAGCTGATCGCGACGGCTCCCCGCGACTGCGAGGTGGAGGCCGTCGTCTCCGCCCACCCGCCCGAGAAGGAGGAGGAGCTGCGCCTGCGCCTGCCCGGCCTCGCGCGCATCCACCGGCTGCCGCTCGGGCGCCGCGAGCTCTCGCGCGCCTGGCAGTACGGGATCGCCATCCCGGCCGGCGGCGGCATGATCCACGCCCCGAGCCTCTTCGCCCCGCTGCGCAGCCACGACGGGAGCGAGGGCGAGCAGATCGCCGTCACGATCCACGACACGGTGCCGTGGACGCATCCCGAGACCCTCACCCCGCACGGCGCGAAGTGGCACCGGGCGATGGCCAAGCGCGCCCGCAAGCACGCGGACGCCGTCGTCGTCCCCACCCACGCCGTCGCCCACCAGCTCTCCCAGCTGATGGACTTCGGCGATCGACTGCGCGTGATCGGCGGAGCCGTCGGCTCCGGCCTGGTCGTCCCGGAGGACGCCGACGAGCGCGCCACGGCGCTGGGCCTCCCCCCGGAGTACGTGCTGAGCGTCGGCACGCTGGAGCCGCGCAAGGGCCTGGTCTCGCTGATCGCGGCCTTCGGAGGAGCGTCCGCGCCGGCGGTCCCGCTGCTCCTGGTCGGCCCGACCGGCTGGGGCGACCTCGACGTGGCCTCCGTCGCCGACGAGCAGGGCCTCGACGAGACGCGCGTGCGCGCCCTGGGAGTCCTCAGCGACGCCGACCTCGCCGTCGTCCTCTCCCGGGCCACCCTCTTCGTCTACCCGAGCATCGCCGAGGGCTTCGGCCTGCCGGTGCTCGAGGCGATGCACTTCGGAGTGCCGGTGGTGCACTCCGACGACCCCGCGCTGATGGAGGTCGCCGCGGACGCCGGCGTCGCCGTCGAGCGCGGCGACGCGAAGGACTACCCGGACCGCCTCGCCCTCGCCATGAGCAGCGTGCTCGCCGACACCGGGCTGCGCGAGCGGATGTCGGTGGCCGGCCGCGACCGCTCCCGCGCCTTCAGCTGGCGCGACTCCGCGGAGCGCGTCTGGGCGCTGCACGCCGACCTCTGA
- the rfbD gene encoding dTDP-4-dehydrorhamnose reductase, whose protein sequence is MTFLITGASGMLGTDLRAALGSRPSTALGRSDLDVTDLDAVRAAVAGHDAVVNCAAYTRVDDAETDEEEAHRVNAVGARNLALATAETGAALVQVSTDYVFDGSATTPYSEDHPRNPISAYGRTKAEGERLVLEANPERGYVVRTAWLYGEHGGNFAKTMVRLAGAHETLTVVDDQHGQPTWTADLAARLIELVDAEAPAGVYHGTSSGETTWLGFARAVFAKAGLDPERLRPTDSGSFVRPAPRPAYSVLGHDGWSRAGLPPLRSWQDALAAAPLEAVTP, encoded by the coding sequence GTGACCTTCCTCATCACGGGCGCCTCCGGCATGCTCGGCACCGACCTGCGCGCGGCCCTCGGCTCCCGCCCCAGCACCGCCCTCGGCCGCTCCGACCTCGACGTGACCGACCTCGACGCCGTGCGCGCCGCCGTCGCGGGACACGACGCCGTGGTGAACTGCGCCGCGTACACCCGCGTCGACGACGCCGAGACCGACGAGGAGGAGGCGCACCGCGTCAACGCCGTCGGAGCGCGCAACCTCGCCCTCGCCACCGCCGAGACGGGAGCCGCACTCGTGCAGGTCTCCACCGACTACGTCTTCGACGGCTCCGCGACGACCCCCTACTCCGAGGACCACCCCCGGAACCCGATCTCGGCCTACGGCCGCACGAAGGCCGAGGGCGAGCGCCTGGTGCTCGAGGCCAACCCGGAGCGCGGGTACGTCGTCCGCACGGCCTGGCTCTACGGCGAGCACGGCGGCAACTTCGCTAAGACGATGGTGCGACTGGCGGGCGCGCACGAGACGCTGACCGTGGTCGACGACCAGCACGGCCAGCCCACCTGGACCGCCGACCTCGCCGCGCGCCTGATCGAGCTGGTCGACGCGGAGGCCCCGGCCGGCGTCTACCACGGCACCAGCTCCGGCGAGACGACCTGGCTCGGCTTCGCCCGTGCCGTCTTCGCCAAGGCGGGCCTGGATCCCGAGCGCCTGCGCCCGACCGACAGCGGCTCGTTCGTCCGCCCCGCTCCGCGTCCGGCCTACTCGGTCCTCGGACACGACGGCTGGAGCCGGGCGGGCCTGCCGCCGTTGCGCTCCTGGCAGGACGCGCTCGCCGCCGCACCCCTCGAGGCGGTGACCCCGTGA
- a CDS encoding dTDP-4-dehydrorhamnose 3,5-epimerase family protein, which yields MQIRELDIPDVYEVTPRQFPDDRGVFYEFYRFDRLAEKVGHPLSLRQGNTSVSRRGTVRGIHFAQIPPSQAKYVSCFSGAVLDYVIDVRVGSPTFGRWESILLDDVDRRSVYIAEGVAHAFVALTEGAVVSYLVNATFDPVREKGIDPLDEQIGLRFPEEAGELLLSPKDTDAPTLAEAEAQGLLPTWDEARAFYTELDSAS from the coding sequence GTGCAGATCCGAGAGCTCGACATCCCCGACGTCTACGAAGTGACTCCGCGCCAGTTCCCCGACGATCGCGGGGTCTTCTACGAGTTCTACCGCTTCGACCGCCTGGCCGAGAAGGTCGGGCACCCGCTCTCGCTCCGGCAGGGCAACACCTCCGTCTCGCGGCGCGGCACCGTCCGCGGCATCCACTTCGCGCAGATCCCGCCGTCGCAGGCCAAGTACGTCTCGTGCTTCTCCGGTGCGGTCCTCGACTACGTGATCGACGTGCGCGTCGGGTCGCCGACCTTCGGGCGCTGGGAGTCGATCCTGCTCGACGACGTCGACCGCCGCTCCGTCTACATCGCCGAGGGGGTCGCGCACGCCTTCGTGGCGCTGACCGAGGGCGCCGTGGTCTCGTACCTCGTGAACGCCACCTTCGACCCGGTGCGGGAGAAGGGTATCGACCCGCTCGACGAGCAGATCGGCCTGCGCTTCCCGGAGGAGGCCGGCGAGCTGCTCCTCTCGCCGAAGGACACCGACGCACCGACGCTGGCCGAGGCCGAGGCGCAGGGCCTGCTGCCGACCTGGGACGAGGCGCGGGCCTTCTACACGGAGCTCGACTCCGCGTCCTGA
- a CDS encoding glycosyltransferase family 2 protein — protein sequence MPIAVVVVTHFSGEVLRACLESVPEATEHDVRIVVVDNLTTDDSVRSVVERLPQVEFHETGQNLGYGRAVNYAVDRLGPDVEWILVTNPDTVFLPGSIDALYAAATADDRIGSIGPRILDSDGTIYPSARALPSLGTGVGHAVFAHVWPGNPWSATYRRSRAVETLRHGRMEAGWLSGACVMVRRTAFEEIGGFDDRYFMYFEDVQLGDSLGQRGWTNVYLADAVVSHLGGHSTRLASARMLAVHHRSAYLYLAQKYGAWYQAPIRAAVRAGLGARVALMRLRSKS from the coding sequence TTGCCCATCGCGGTCGTCGTCGTCACCCACTTCTCGGGTGAGGTCCTCCGCGCGTGCCTCGAGTCCGTGCCGGAGGCGACGGAGCACGACGTGCGCATCGTGGTGGTCGACAACCTGACCACGGACGACTCCGTCCGCAGCGTCGTCGAGCGCCTGCCGCAGGTCGAGTTCCACGAGACCGGGCAGAACCTCGGCTACGGCCGGGCCGTCAACTACGCGGTCGACCGCCTCGGGCCCGATGTCGAGTGGATCCTGGTGACCAACCCGGACACGGTCTTCCTCCCCGGCTCGATCGACGCCCTCTACGCCGCCGCGACGGCGGACGACCGGATCGGCTCGATCGGGCCGCGGATCCTCGACTCCGACGGCACGATCTACCCCTCCGCCCGCGCTCTGCCCTCGCTCGGCACGGGCGTCGGGCACGCCGTCTTCGCCCACGTCTGGCCCGGCAACCCCTGGTCGGCGACCTACCGGCGCTCGCGCGCGGTCGAGACCCTCCGCCACGGCCGGATGGAGGCGGGCTGGCTCTCCGGCGCCTGCGTGATGGTGCGCCGCACGGCCTTCGAGGAGATCGGCGGGTTCGACGACCGCTACTTCATGTACTTCGAGGACGTCCAGCTGGGCGACTCGCTCGGACAGCGCGGCTGGACCAACGTCTACCTCGCCGACGCGGTCGTCTCCCACCTCGGCGGGCACTCCACCCGCCTGGCCTCGGCGCGGATGCTCGCGGTCCACCACCGCAGCGCCTACCTCTACCTCGCGCAGAAGTACGGCGCCTGGTACCAGGCGCCGATCCGCGCGGCGGTCCGCGCCGGGCTGGGCGCCCGGGTCGCGCTGATGCGCCTGCGCTCGAAGAGCTGA
- a CDS encoding GtrA family protein, with protein sequence MKRLLESQKVRFLIAGCTNTAIDFLILNTLVLLLGLPTLVANVFSVLVGITISYALNHFFVFRHPGRVSVATFAKFFLVTGFSSLVLQSAIIYGFEVFFDTRFGNSLLFLPSSGENAFLAINIAKAVAVLVGLVWNFCMYKFVVFRRPTHDALPAIETVSPAAVAVSTEPVDIVR encoded by the coding sequence ATGAAGAGACTCCTCGAATCGCAGAAGGTCCGCTTCCTCATCGCGGGCTGCACCAACACGGCGATCGACTTCCTCATCCTCAACACGCTCGTGCTCCTGCTCGGTCTGCCGACCCTCGTCGCCAACGTCTTCTCCGTCCTGGTCGGCATCACGATCTCGTACGCGCTGAACCACTTCTTCGTCTTCCGCCACCCGGGCAGGGTCTCGGTCGCCACGTTCGCGAAGTTCTTCCTCGTCACCGGGTTCAGCTCGCTGGTCCTGCAGTCGGCGATCATCTACGGCTTCGAGGTCTTCTTCGACACCCGCTTCGGCAACTCGCTGCTCTTCCTCCCCAGCTCCGGCGAGAACGCCTTCCTCGCGATCAACATCGCCAAGGCCGTCGCGGTCCTCGTGGGACTGGTGTGGAACTTCTGCATGTACAAGTTCGTCGTCTTCCGCCGTCCTACGCACGATGCGCTGCCCGCGATCGAGACGGTCTCCCCCGCCGCCGTGGCCGTCAGCACCGAGCCCGTCGACATCGTCCGCTGA
- a CDS encoding polyprenol monophosphomannose synthase, with product MRSLAVVVPTYNEVANIATALPRVALAASRNPDFHVTVAVIDDSSPDGTADRARELAAELGSDTFEVLVLSREKKEGLGAAYIWAFQHLLAAERRYDYLLQMDADLSHDPDYIDAFLREVRAGADFVVASRYIAGGGTPDWTLDRKLLSGGGNLYTRLFLGSKITDWTGGFNLFSADLLRTLHLETIRAAGYGFQIVLKYRALRRARGVKEIPIVFLDRTVGNSKIPSDTLLKNLLLVLAIRFGGKHR from the coding sequence ATGCGCTCCCTCGCCGTCGTCGTCCCCACCTACAACGAAGTCGCGAACATCGCGACGGCGCTGCCGCGGGTCGCGCTCGCGGCGTCCCGCAACCCCGACTTCCACGTGACCGTCGCCGTCATCGACGACAGCTCCCCCGACGGCACCGCGGACCGCGCGCGCGAGCTCGCGGCCGAGCTCGGGTCCGACACCTTCGAGGTCCTCGTGCTCTCGCGCGAGAAGAAGGAGGGGCTCGGCGCGGCGTACATCTGGGCCTTCCAGCACCTCCTCGCGGCCGAGCGCCGCTACGACTACCTGCTGCAGATGGACGCCGACCTCTCGCACGACCCGGACTACATCGACGCCTTCCTCCGCGAGGTGCGCGCGGGCGCCGACTTCGTGGTCGCCTCCCGCTACATCGCGGGCGGGGGCACTCCCGACTGGACGCTCGACCGCAAGCTGCTGAGCGGTGGCGGCAACCTCTACACGCGCCTCTTCCTCGGCTCGAAGATCACCGACTGGACCGGCGGCTTCAACCTCTTCAGCGCCGACCTCCTGCGCACCCTCCACCTCGAGACGATCCGCGCAGCCGGCTACGGCTTCCAGATCGTGCTCAAGTACCGGGCGCTGCGCCGGGCCCGCGGAGTGAAGGAGATCCCGATCGTCTTCCTCGACCGCACGGTCGGCAACTCCAAGATCCCGAGCGACACCCTCCTGAAGAACCTCCTGCTCGTCCTGGCCATCCGGTTCGGCGGGAAGCACCGGTGA